In Herbaspirillum sp. WKF16, one genomic interval encodes:
- a CDS encoding ABC transporter ATP-binding protein: MSAQNGTPLLEVRNLTIRFGAATVVDDISFSIAPGEKFALVGESGSGKSVSSLAVLKLNQDAQYGGSILLDGEDILQKSERRMQQVRGNDVAMIFQEPMTALNPLFTIGNQIAEVLMRHEGINARQAALRTVELLAKTGIPEPARRAQAYPHELSGGQRQRAMIAMALACKPRLLIADEPTTALDVTIQVQILELLNQLQRDENMAVLIISHDLNLVRHFADRVGVMEKGKLVEAAATEELFAHPREPYTRKLLQSRPQRSVEQVAPQAPVVLQAEGLRCTYQIKQGWFRKRLFHAVDGVDLQLRRGETLGIVGESGSGKSTLGMALLRLSGARVEGAIRFDGVPISQRASRELRPLRSRMQVVFQDPFASLSPRRTVEQIVGEGLALHHPEMSVEQQRRAIADALAEVGLPDSVLGRYPHEFSGGQRQRIAIARALVLQPELLLLDEPTSALDVTVQQQVLQLLSELQRRHGLAYLFITHDLAVVRAMAHQVLVMKDGKVLESGAADEVMQRPQHAYTQRLLAAASYAAAVEGVAGAGEP; this comes from the coding sequence ATGAGCGCGCAGAACGGCACGCCGCTGCTGGAGGTGCGCAACCTCACGATCCGCTTCGGCGCCGCCACGGTGGTCGACGACATCAGCTTCTCGATCGCCCCCGGCGAGAAGTTCGCGCTGGTGGGCGAGTCCGGCTCGGGAAAGTCGGTCAGTTCGCTGGCCGTGCTCAAGCTCAACCAGGACGCCCAATACGGCGGCAGCATCCTGCTCGACGGCGAGGACATCCTGCAAAAGAGCGAGCGCCGGATGCAGCAGGTGCGCGGCAACGACGTCGCGATGATCTTCCAGGAACCGATGACGGCCTTGAACCCGCTCTTCACCATCGGCAACCAGATCGCCGAGGTGCTGATGCGCCACGAAGGCATCAACGCCAGGCAGGCGGCGCTGCGCACCGTGGAGCTGCTGGCCAAGACCGGCATCCCCGAGCCGGCGCGGCGCGCGCAGGCCTATCCGCACGAGCTCTCCGGCGGCCAGCGCCAGCGCGCCATGATCGCCATGGCGCTGGCCTGCAAGCCCAGGCTGCTGATCGCCGACGAGCCGACCACCGCGCTCGACGTCACCATCCAGGTGCAGATCCTGGAGCTGCTCAACCAGCTGCAGCGTGACGAGAACATGGCGGTGCTGATCATCTCGCACGACCTCAACCTGGTGCGCCACTTTGCCGACCGCGTCGGCGTGATGGAGAAAGGCAAGCTGGTCGAGGCCGCCGCCACCGAGGAGCTGTTCGCCCACCCGCGCGAGCCTTACACCAGGAAGCTGCTGCAAAGCCGCCCCCAGCGCAGCGTGGAGCAGGTGGCGCCGCAGGCGCCGGTGGTGCTGCAGGCCGAAGGGCTGCGCTGCACTTACCAGATCAAGCAGGGCTGGTTCAGGAAGCGCCTGTTCCACGCCGTCGACGGCGTCGACCTGCAGCTGAGACGCGGCGAGACCCTGGGCATCGTGGGCGAGTCGGGGTCCGGCAAGTCCACGCTGGGCATGGCCTTGTTGCGCCTGTCGGGGGCCAGGGTGGAGGGCGCGATCCGTTTCGACGGCGTGCCCATCTCGCAGCGCGCCAGCCGTGAGCTGCGGCCGCTGCGTTCGCGCATGCAGGTGGTGTTCCAGGATCCCTTCGCCTCGCTGTCGCCGCGCCGCACGGTGGAGCAGATCGTCGGCGAGGGGTTGGCGTTGCATCATCCGGAGATGAGCGTGGAGCAGCAGCGCCGCGCCATTGCCGATGCGCTGGCCGAAGTCGGCCTGCCGGACTCGGTGCTGGGCCGCTATCCGCACGAATTCTCGGGCGGCCAGCGCCAGCGCATCGCGATTGCCCGCGCGCTGGTGCTGCAGCCGGAACTGCTGCTGCTGGACGAGCCGACCTCGGCGCTCGACGTCACCGTGCAGCAGCAGGTGCTGCAGCTGTTGTCCGAGCTGCAGCGCCGCCATGGCCTGGCCTATCTTTTCATCACGCACGACCTGGCCGTGGTGCGCGCCATGGCGCACCAGGTGCTGGTGATGAAGGATGGCAAGGTGCTGGAAAGCGGCGCCGCCGACGAAGTGATGCAGCGGCCGCAGCATGCCTATACGCAGCGCCTGCTGGCGGCGGCGTCCTATGCGGCCGCCGTGGAGGGCGTGGCCGGCGCCGGCGAGCCCTGA
- a CDS encoding ABC transporter permease, whose product MSTLPTSAAPAAVAPSVSPGRRIWLRFRADRQGFWSLVVFSILFVLSLGAELVSNDEPLVASYKGQLIFPMLRDYSDKSFGGDFDSPADYLDPFIRDQFGKDGNWAVYPPNRYGYDTLNYFAREPNPAPPSADNWLGTDDRGRDVFARLLYGFRVSVLFGLALTAIGVVLGIAAGAVQGYFAGRTDLITQRLLEIWGSMPELYLLIIFSSIFQPSLGLLLVLLSLFGWMGLSDYVRADFLRNRNLEYVQAARALGLPDRLIIWRHILPNSMTTVVTFLPFRMSAAVLALTSLDFLGLGVPPSTPSLGELLAQGKNNLDAWWIALSTFVVLTVTLLLLTNIGNALRNALDVRRKA is encoded by the coding sequence ATGAGCACCCTGCCAACATCCGCCGCGCCGGCCGCCGTCGCGCCCTCCGTATCGCCGGGCCGGCGCATCTGGCTGCGCTTCCGCGCCGACCGGCAGGGCTTCTGGAGCCTGGTGGTCTTTTCCATCCTGTTCGTGCTGAGCCTGGGCGCCGAGCTGGTCTCCAACGATGAGCCGCTGGTGGCCAGCTATAAGGGACAGCTGATCTTCCCCATGCTGCGCGACTACTCCGACAAGAGCTTCGGCGGCGATTTCGATTCCCCGGCCGACTACCTCGATCCCTTCATCCGGGACCAGTTCGGGAAGGACGGCAACTGGGCCGTCTACCCGCCCAACCGCTACGGCTACGACACGCTGAACTACTTCGCCAGGGAACCCAATCCGGCCCCGCCTTCGGCCGACAACTGGCTGGGCACGGACGACCGCGGCCGCGACGTCTTCGCGCGCCTGCTGTACGGCTTTCGCGTCTCGGTGCTGTTCGGGCTGGCGCTGACCGCCATCGGCGTGGTGCTGGGCATCGCTGCCGGCGCCGTGCAGGGCTACTTCGCCGGGCGCACCGACCTGATCACGCAGCGCCTGCTGGAGATCTGGGGCTCGATGCCGGAGCTGTACCTGCTGATCATCTTCTCCTCCATCTTCCAGCCCAGCCTGGGCCTGCTGCTGGTGCTGCTGTCGCTGTTCGGCTGGATGGGTTTGTCGGACTACGTACGCGCCGATTTCCTGCGCAACCGCAACCTCGAATACGTGCAGGCAGCGCGCGCGCTGGGCCTGCCCGACCGCCTGATCATCTGGCGCCACATCCTGCCCAACAGCATGACCACGGTGGTGACCTTCCTGCCGTTCCGCATGAGCGCCGCGGTGCTGGCGCTGACCAGCCTGGACTTCCTCGGCCTGGGCGTGCCGCCGTCCACGCCCAGCCTGGGCGAGCTGCTGGCGCAAGGCAAGAACAACCTGGATGCGTGGTGGATCGCGCTGTCGACCTTCGTGGTGCTGACCGTGACCCTGCTGCTGCTGACCAATATCGGCAATGCCCTGCGCAACGCCCTGGACGTGCGGAGGAAAGCATGA
- a CDS encoding microcin C ABC transporter permease YejB — protein MNIWTYILKRVLLMAPTLFGVIAITFAVIQFVPGGPVEQAMLEMKGRGGGGEASGGGAATGASAYRGRQGIDEQRIEEIRKLYGFDKPPAERFWGMLKGFLTFDLGKSFYHHGDVWELVKSKLPVSISIGLWTFFLSYLISVPLGIAKAVREGSRFDGFTSALVLVGYSIPGFVLGVFLLVVFAGGSFLQWFPLRGLTSDNWASLSLAGKVTDYLWHITLPVAASVIGAFAVITMLTRNTFLEEIRKQYVLTARAKGLSERKVLYKHVFRNALIPLVTGFPAAFIASFFAGSLLIETLFSLDGMGLLAYESAIRRDYPVVMGTLYLFTLIGLVVKLLGDLCYVWADPRVQFESLDQ, from the coding sequence ATGAACATCTGGACCTACATACTGAAGCGGGTGCTGCTGATGGCGCCCACGCTGTTCGGCGTCATCGCCATCACCTTTGCCGTGATCCAGTTCGTGCCCGGCGGGCCGGTGGAGCAGGCCATGCTGGAGATGAAGGGGCGCGGCGGCGGCGGTGAAGCCTCCGGCGGCGGCGCCGCCACGGGCGCCTCGGCCTATCGCGGGCGCCAGGGCATCGACGAGCAGCGCATCGAGGAGATCAGGAAGCTGTACGGCTTCGACAAGCCGCCGGCCGAACGATTCTGGGGCATGTTGAAGGGCTTCCTCACCTTCGACCTCGGCAAGAGCTTCTACCATCACGGCGACGTCTGGGAGCTGGTGAAGTCCAAGCTGCCGGTGTCGATCAGCATCGGCCTGTGGACCTTCTTCCTGAGCTACCTGATATCGGTGCCCCTGGGCATCGCCAAGGCGGTGCGCGAGGGCAGCCGCTTCGACGGCTTCACCTCGGCGCTGGTGCTGGTGGGGTATTCGATTCCCGGCTTCGTGCTGGGCGTGTTCCTGCTGGTGGTGTTCGCCGGCGGCAGCTTCCTGCAATGGTTCCCGCTGCGCGGGCTGACCTCGGACAACTGGGCCAGCCTGTCGCTGGCGGGCAAGGTGACCGACTACCTGTGGCACATCACGCTGCCTGTTGCGGCCTCGGTGATCGGCGCCTTCGCCGTCATCACCATGCTGACCCGCAATACCTTCCTCGAAGAGATCCGCAAGCAGTACGTGCTGACCGCGCGCGCCAAGGGCCTGTCGGAGCGCAAGGTGCTGTACAAGCATGTGTTCCGCAACGCGTTGATCCCGCTGGTGACCGGCTTCCCGGCCGCCTTCATCGCCTCCTTCTTCGCCGGCAGCCTGCTGATCGAGACGCTGTTCTCGCTGGACGGCATGGGCCTGTTGGCCTACGAGTCGGCGATCCGGCGCGACTATCCGGTGGTGATGGGCACGCTGTATCTCTTTACCCTGATCGGTCTGGTGGTGAAGCTGCTGGGCGACCTCTGCTACGTGTGGGCCGACCCGCGCGTCCAATTCGAAAGCCTGGACCAATGA
- a CDS encoding extracellular solute-binding protein — protein sequence MVKTLTSCLLAAILAHAVPAAAEHAFSLYDTPKYPAGFSHFDYVNPDAPKRGTLYLANPDRRTSFDKFNPLSMKGVSAAGIDALMFETLAVSSSDEVATVYGLLADDMKLAADRMSMTFHINPKARFNNGDRVTAEDVKYSFDTIMAKGAPQFRSVFADVKGCVVVDDATVRFDFASLNHELPLIVGSVPVFSKKWAQGTPFDQIQLTPPISTGPYVIESYDTGRSITYKRNPDYWGRDVPARRGMFNFQRIVYRFYKDDLARLEAFKAGEFDVVVEYSAKNWARSYTGPQFRDGRIIKKEFRHSNGAGMQGFVMNLRRDQFKDARVRQAIGLALDYEWMNRQLFYSQYTRIYSYFNNSQLAATGAPEGDELALLKSIQAKGGKLDAAVFGPAPVPPNTNPPGPLRANLRKARELLAQAGWVYRDGAVRNAQGVALSFEILDDQSAMSRVISVFARNLRTLGIDVVQRTADFALVAKRMEDFDFDMTSIRFPDTSSPGNELFDMFGSKAADEKGSNNVWGLKDPVVDQLVQTVVAADTRARLTAAARALDRVLLHKYIVVPHWYSSTHRIAYQNRFGIPPVAPLYYQADPYVIASWWEEKAR from the coding sequence ATGGTCAAAACCCTAACTTCCTGCCTGCTGGCCGCCATCCTGGCGCACGCCGTCCCCGCCGCCGCCGAGCACGCCTTCTCGCTGTACGACACGCCCAAGTATCCCGCCGGTTTCAGCCATTTCGACTATGTCAATCCGGACGCGCCCAAGCGCGGCACGCTCTACCTCGCCAACCCGGATCGCCGCACCAGCTTCGACAAGTTCAACCCGCTGTCGATGAAGGGCGTCTCGGCCGCCGGCATCGACGCGCTGATGTTCGAGACGCTGGCGGTGTCGTCCTCGGATGAGGTGGCCACCGTCTACGGCCTGCTGGCCGACGACATGAAGCTGGCGGCCGACCGCATGTCGATGACCTTCCACATCAATCCCAAGGCGCGCTTCAACAACGGCGACCGCGTTACGGCCGAAGACGTGAAGTATTCCTTCGACACCATCATGGCCAAGGGCGCGCCGCAGTTCCGCTCGGTGTTCGCCGACGTCAAGGGCTGCGTCGTGGTCGACGACGCCACCGTGCGCTTCGACTTCGCCAGCCTGAACCATGAGCTGCCGCTGATCGTGGGCAGCGTGCCGGTGTTCTCGAAGAAGTGGGCGCAGGGCACGCCGTTCGACCAGATCCAGCTGACGCCGCCCATCAGCACCGGCCCCTACGTGATCGAGAGCTACGACACCGGCCGCAGCATCACCTACAAGCGCAATCCCGACTACTGGGGGCGGGACGTGCCGGCGCGCCGCGGCATGTTCAACTTCCAGCGCATCGTCTACCGCTTCTACAAGGACGACCTGGCCCGCCTGGAGGCCTTCAAGGCCGGCGAGTTCGACGTGGTGGTGGAGTACAGCGCCAAGAACTGGGCGCGCAGCTACACCGGCCCGCAGTTCCGCGACGGCCGCATCATCAAGAAGGAGTTCAGGCACTCCAACGGCGCCGGCATGCAGGGCTTCGTGATGAACCTGCGGCGCGACCAGTTCAAGGATGCCCGCGTGCGCCAGGCGATCGGTCTGGCGCTGGACTACGAATGGATGAACCGCCAGCTGTTCTACAGCCAGTACACGCGCATCTACTCCTATTTCAACAACAGCCAGCTGGCCGCCACCGGCGCGCCCGAAGGCGATGAGCTGGCGCTGCTCAAGTCCATCCAGGCCAAGGGCGGCAAGCTGGATGCGGCGGTCTTCGGCCCCGCGCCGGTGCCGCCCAATACCAATCCGCCCGGTCCGCTGCGCGCCAACCTGAGGAAGGCGCGCGAGCTGCTGGCCCAGGCCGGCTGGGTCTACCGCGACGGCGCGGTGCGCAATGCGCAGGGCGTGGCGCTGTCGTTCGAAATCCTCGACGACCAGAGCGCGATGTCGCGCGTCATCAGCGTGTTCGCGCGCAACCTGCGCACGCTGGGCATCGACGTGGTCCAGCGCACCGCCGACTTCGCGCTGGTGGCCAAGCGCATGGAGGACTTCGACTTCGACATGACCAGCATCCGCTTCCCCGACACCAGCAGTCCCGGCAACGAGCTGTTCGACATGTTCGGCTCCAAGGCGGCCGACGAGAAGGGCTCCAACAACGTCTGGGGGCTGAAGGATCCGGTGGTCGACCAACTGGTCCAGACCGTGGTTGCGGCCGACACCCGCGCCCGGCTGACCGCCGCGGCGCGCGCGCTGGACCGGGTGCTGCTGCACAAGTACATCGTGGTGCCGCACTGGTATTCGTCGACCCACCGCATCGCCTACCAGAACCGCTTCGGCATTCCCCCGGTGGCGCCGCTGTATTACCAGGCCGACCCGTACGTGATCGCCTCCTGGTGGGAAGAGAAGGCGCGATGA
- the fabI gene encoding enoyl-ACP reductase FabI, with amino-acid sequence MAFLQGKKILITGLLSNRSIAYGIAEACKREGAELAFTYVGERFKDRITKFAEEFGSKLIFDCDVGSDEQINALFADLGKSWSQLDGLVHAIGFAPSEAIAGDFLEGFSREGFKIAHDISAYSFPAMAKAAVPLLSPNAALLTLTYLGSERVVPNYNTMGLAKASLEASVRYLAEALGPKGVRVNGVSAGPIKTLAASGIKGFGKILGAVAATAPLRRNVTIEDVGNASAFLLSDLASGITGEITYVDGGFSRVVGGIAE; translated from the coding sequence ATGGCATTTCTGCAAGGCAAAAAAATCCTGATCACCGGCTTGCTGTCCAACCGCTCCATCGCCTACGGCATCGCCGAGGCATGCAAGCGCGAAGGCGCCGAACTGGCCTTCACCTACGTCGGCGAGCGCTTCAAGGATCGCATCACCAAGTTCGCTGAAGAGTTCGGCAGCAAGCTGATCTTCGATTGCGACGTCGGCAGCGACGAGCAGATCAATGCCCTGTTCGCCGACCTCGGCAAGTCCTGGAGCCAGCTCGACGGCCTGGTGCACGCCATCGGCTTCGCCCCCAGCGAGGCGATCGCCGGCGATTTCCTGGAAGGCTTCTCGCGCGAAGGCTTCAAGATCGCCCACGACATCTCGGCCTACAGCTTCCCGGCCATGGCCAAGGCCGCCGTGCCGCTGCTGTCGCCCAACGCCGCCCTGCTGACCCTGACCTACCTGGGTTCGGAGCGCGTGGTGCCCAACTACAACACCATGGGCCTGGCCAAGGCCTCGCTGGAAGCTTCGGTGCGCTACCTGGCCGAAGCGCTGGGCCCCAAGGGCGTGCGCGTAAACGGCGTGTCGGCCGGCCCGATCAAGACCCTGGCCGCCAGCGGCATCAAGGGCTTCGGCAAGATCCTGGGCGCCGTCGCCGCTACCGCGCCGCTGCGCCGCAATGTGACCATCGAAGATGTCGGCAACGCCTCGGCCTTCCTGCTCTCGGACCTGGCCTCGGGCATCACCGGCGAAATCACCTATGTGGATGGCGGTTTCTCGCGCGTAGTGGGCGGCATTGCCGAGTAA
- a CDS encoding DEAD/DEAH box helicase produces the protein MTFEALGLNPSIIKALTEAGYTVPTPVQEQAIPAAIGGQDLLVSSQTGSGKTAAFMLPSLHKLAELPQAPQAARTPNQERQANRARGERPRFTPAQPKMLVLTPTRELALQVTTATDKYGSYMRRVRVVSILGGMPYPKQMQLLSKNPEILVATPGRLIDHMESGKIDFSQLQILVLDEADRMLDMGFIDDIEKIVAATPATRQTMLFSATLDGVVGNMAKRITNNPLTIQIASSSTRNENIMQRVHFVDDLSHKNRLLDHLLRDTTIDQAVIFTATKRDADTIADRLNIAGFAAAALHGDMHQGARNRTLNSLRRGQVRMLVATDVAARGIDVPGITHVFNYDLPKFAEDYVHRIGRTGRAGRKGIAISLVNHAEGMHVKRIERFTKQSIPVDVVEGYEPKKAAAPRGPRKPNNWRPGDGRSNSGPRFGNREGGHGHREGGFGGNREGGFGQREGGHREGGGQREGGGYAGNRDGRSFGGNKPAGSGPRREGGGGYKGNNGGGFRADGPRRSYGDR, from the coding sequence ATGACTTTTGAAGCACTTGGCCTGAACCCTTCGATCATCAAAGCACTGACCGAAGCAGGCTACACCGTCCCGACCCCGGTCCAGGAACAAGCCATCCCCGCCGCCATCGGCGGCCAGGATCTGCTGGTGTCCTCGCAGACCGGCTCGGGCAAGACCGCCGCCTTCATGCTGCCGTCGCTGCACAAGCTGGCAGAACTGCCGCAAGCGCCGCAAGCAGCACGCACCCCGAACCAGGAACGCCAGGCCAACCGCGCCCGCGGCGAACGTCCGCGCTTCACCCCGGCCCAGCCGAAGATGCTGGTGCTGACCCCGACCCGCGAACTGGCACTGCAAGTGACCACCGCCACCGACAAGTACGGCTCCTACATGCGCCGCGTGCGCGTGGTGTCGATCCTGGGCGGCATGCCTTACCCGAAGCAGATGCAACTGCTGTCGAAGAACCCTGAAATCCTGGTCGCAACCCCGGGCCGCCTGATCGACCACATGGAATCGGGCAAGATCGATTTCTCGCAACTGCAGATCCTGGTGCTGGACGAAGCCGACCGCATGCTGGACATGGGCTTCATCGACGACATCGAGAAGATCGTCGCCGCCACCCCGGCCACGCGCCAGACCATGCTGTTCTCGGCCACGCTGGACGGCGTCGTCGGCAACATGGCCAAGCGCATCACCAACAATCCGCTGACCATCCAGATCGCCAGCTCGTCGACCCGCAATGAAAACATCATGCAGCGCGTGCACTTCGTCGACGACCTGTCGCACAAGAACCGCCTGCTGGATCACCTGCTGCGCGACACCACCATCGACCAGGCCGTGATCTTCACCGCCACCAAGCGCGACGCCGACACCATCGCCGACCGCCTGAACATCGCCGGTTTCGCCGCCGCGGCACTGCACGGCGACATGCACCAGGGCGCGCGCAACCGCACCCTGAACAGCCTGCGCCGCGGCCAGGTCCGCATGCTGGTGGCCACCGACGTCGCCGCGCGCGGCATCGACGTGCCGGGCATCACCCACGTGTTCAACTACGACCTGCCCAAGTTCGCCGAAGACTATGTGCACCGTATCGGCCGTACCGGCCGCGCCGGCCGCAAGGGCATCGCGATCTCGCTGGTGAACCACGCGGAAGGCATGCACGTCAAGCGCATCGAGCGCTTCACCAAGCAAAGCATTCCGGTCGACGTGGTCGAAGGCTACGAACCGAAGAAGGCGGCAGCGCCGCGCGGTCCGCGCAAGCCCAACAACTGGCGTCCGGGCGACGGCCGCAGCAACAGCGGCCCGCGCTTCGGCAACCGCGAAGGCGGCCATGGCCATCGTGAAGGCGGCTTCGGCGGCAACCGCGAAGGCGGTTTCGGCCAACGCGAAGGCGGTCACCGTGAAGGCGGCGGCCAGCGCGAAGGCGGCGGCTATGCGGGCAACCGCGACGGCCGCAGCTTCGGCGGCAACAAGCCGGCCGGCAGCGGCCCGCGTCGTGAAGGCGGCGGCGGCTACAAGGGCAACAACGGCGGCGGTTTCCGCGCCGACGGCCCGCGCCGCTCCTACGGCGATCGCTGA